A region from the bacterium genome encodes:
- a CDS encoding carboxypeptidase regulatory-like domain-containing protein produces the protein MQRKTFWISILPLLALLIGMAFADQPGDHDRDWGKYYDTRSALKGSVLDTAFQPLAGAVVTVNHVGLPVFSKSDTSDTAGAWFVGGLMPGWYIIQAVKEDYLAQYYDHSESLLKAKPVSLSRQDTLRDLTFNLSPGAILSGTIYLADGTTPLAGTKVAVLKLRDLRDQGVLATAVSGADGRYRIGGLPTGAYLVKATHEGYLEEYYREAGKRSGADTVTVTAPEETSGISFTLDQTSALTGLITAESGGAPIARAWIVAYSQLTFGGRQVMPAGRARSDDAGRYILAVKPGNYLVTAEATGYAAQWFDHVASADQATPVEVLNGAHSRADFALKSWGGLSGKVTDVRTGMPLAGAAIQAFNEEKGLGAKRAYESISKEDGTYTFSGLPTGRYIITARAQGYLREYWQEADSLRNATIVTMEDGISLTGIDFTLSTGGTIAGQVTEAGQPVADARIEVSSLNGRIKITGRSDASGHYEIGGLQRGTYLVSAAHAGYVTQWYDSVFTRKEATPLPLLPTQSLTDIDFVLGKVPPLPRSLSGLVVDDSTGLPVANAMIMAVPMRAFGRLRKALSAEDGTYLLSGLAAGPYVLLIEARGYRGEFYNDVRSWKDATLLEVVEGKELTGIDIGLCPQEPGAYQVAGKVIDNAGAPVEGALVTLSAAEGVTASTVTAEEGDYSFDNVPADSYALVASAAGYVDSTPASQPLAVGGKINIYNLNLLVSSQTTGVQENPALPVTTSLGQNYPNPFNPSTRIDFTLARGGRVRLTLYDMLGREVKRLVDGTLSAGSHQILWDGTGRNGVKMASGIYFYRLEVEGAAETFNQMRRMVLIK, from the coding sequence ATGCAAAGAAAAACCTTCTGGATATCGATATTACCCCTTCTTGCTCTCCTGATCGGAATGGCGTTCGCCGACCAGCCCGGCGATCATGACCGCGATTGGGGTAAATACTACGATACCCGCTCGGCCCTCAAGGGCTCCGTCCTCGATACGGCCTTCCAGCCGCTCGCCGGTGCCGTAGTCACCGTCAACCATGTCGGCCTGCCCGTCTTCTCAAAATCCGACACCAGTGACACCGCAGGCGCGTGGTTTGTCGGCGGGTTGATGCCCGGTTGGTATATCATCCAGGCGGTCAAAGAGGACTATCTGGCCCAGTATTACGACCACAGCGAGAGCCTGCTCAAAGCCAAGCCGGTCTCCCTCTCCCGGCAGGACACCCTTCGCGATTTGACCTTTAATCTGAGCCCCGGTGCGATCCTTTCCGGGACCATCTATCTCGCCGATGGGACGACCCCGCTTGCCGGGACGAAGGTAGCGGTCCTGAAGCTGCGCGATCTGCGTGACCAGGGCGTCCTTGCCACGGCGGTTTCCGGCGCCGACGGCCGTTACCGCATCGGCGGACTACCGACCGGTGCCTATCTGGTCAAAGCCACCCACGAGGGGTACCTCGAGGAATACTACCGTGAGGCTGGCAAGCGCTCCGGCGCCGATACCGTCACCGTGACCGCTCCCGAAGAAACCTCCGGCATCTCCTTCACGCTCGATCAGACCAGCGCCCTCACCGGCCTCATCACCGCCGAAAGCGGCGGCGCTCCGATCGCAAGAGCCTGGATCGTCGCTTACAGCCAGCTGACCTTCGGCGGCCGCCAGGTGATGCCGGCCGGCAGAGCCCGCAGCGATGACGCCGGACGCTATATCCTCGCTGTCAAGCCAGGAAACTATCTCGTCACCGCAGAGGCCACCGGGTATGCCGCCCAATGGTTCGACCATGTCGCCTCCGCCGACCAGGCGACTCCGGTCGAGGTCCTTAACGGCGCCCACAGCCGGGCCGATTTTGCCCTGAAAAGCTGGGGCGGCCTCTCCGGCAAAGTGACCGACGTCCGTACCGGAATGCCATTAGCCGGCGCCGCCATCCAGGCTTTCAATGAGGAAAAGGGCCTGGGCGCCAAACGCGCCTATGAGAGCATCAGCAAGGAAGACGGAACCTACACCTTTTCCGGACTGCCCACGGGCCGTTATATCATCACCGCCAGGGCCCAGGGCTACCTCAGGGAATACTGGCAAGAGGCCGATTCACTGCGCAACGCCACCATCGTCACCATGGAGGACGGCATCAGCCTCACCGGAATCGATTTTACCCTAAGCACCGGCGGAACCATCGCCGGACAGGTTACTGAAGCCGGTCAGCCGGTCGCCGATGCGCGGATCGAAGTCTCTTCCCTGAACGGCCGGATCAAAATAACCGGACGCAGCGATGCCTCAGGCCACTACGAGATCGGTGGGCTGCAACGCGGCACCTATCTGGTCAGCGCTGCACATGCCGGCTACGTCACACAATGGTACGACAGCGTCTTCACCCGCAAGGAGGCTACGCCGCTTCCGCTGCTCCCCACCCAGTCGCTGACTGACATTGACTTTGTGCTGGGCAAGGTGCCGCCGCTCCCGCGCAGCCTCTCCGGCCTGGTCGTGGACGACAGCACCGGATTGCCGGTCGCAAACGCCATGATCATGGCCGTGCCGATGCGCGCTTTCGGTCGGCTGCGCAAAGCCCTTTCCGCGGAAGACGGCACCTACCTCCTCTCCGGACTCGCTGCAGGCCCATACGTGCTGCTGATCGAAGCCCGCGGCTACCGGGGCGAGTTCTACAATGACGTGCGCTCGTGGAAGGACGCCACGCTGCTGGAGGTGGTCGAGGGCAAGGAATTGACCGGAATCGATATTGGACTCTGCCCGCAGGAGCCGGGCGCCTATCAGGTTGCCGGCAAGGTGATCGATAACGCCGGCGCGCCGGTTGAGGGGGCGCTGGTCACCCTCTCCGCTGCTGAGGGTGTGACCGCCAGCACAGTGACCGCCGAAGAGGGTGATTACAGCTTCGACAATGTGCCGGCAGACAGCTATGCCCTGGTGGCCTCAGCGGCTGGTTACGTGGATTCCACCCCCGCCTCCCAGCCGCTCGCTGTGGGGGGCAAGATCAATATCTACAACCTTAACCTGCTGGTCTCGAGCCAGACCACCGGTGTGCAGGAAAATCCGGCACTGCCGGTTACAACCTCCCTGGGACAGAATTACCCCAATCCCTTCAATCCCTCCACCCGCATCGATTTCACGCTCGCCCGGGGCGGCAGGGTGCGCCTGACCCTCTATGACATGCTCGGGCGTGAGGTCAAACGGCTCGTCGACGGCACGCTGTCTGCTGGCAGCCACCAGATCCTCTGGGATGGCACCGGCCGGAACGGAGTCAAGATGGCCTCCGGTATCTATTTCTATCGTCTCGAGGTAGAGGGTGCTGCCGAAACCTTCAACCAGATGCGCCGGATGGTGTTGATCAAATAG